Proteins from a single region of Drosophila biarmipes strain raj3 chromosome 3R, RU_DBia_V1.1, whole genome shotgun sequence:
- the LOC108031342 gene encoding keratin-associated protein 5-6 has product MLKLKLVILVALAITLVQSCSIDQPEEVQCGCDKPQCPSCGCKSCGCRCRPCRCCSSCGCGC; this is encoded by the coding sequence ATGCTCAAGCTCAAGTTAGTCATCCTGGTTGCCCTCGCCATCACCTTGGTCCAGAGCTGCTCCATTGACCAGCCGGAGGAGGTCCAGTGTGGCTGTGACAAGCCCCAGTGCCCCTCCTGTGGATGCAAATCCTGCGGATGCAGATGCAGGCCCTGTCGCTGTTGCTCCTCATGTGGGTGTGGTTGCTAG
- the LOC108031030 gene encoding salivary glue protein Sgs-5, whose translation MFHFKLLLLLLGVSGISFAHVVHEPEPDPDPETGTETDPEDPEDPETDPEDPDTEPETETESRTTTRTPPTTTTSKDCNIFYKDYEWALQDCVCRCFQNGCLMKIENEQRLSDGKTPLVPVSKDLCQSFINKKCSVGFPVVAEFPITALCGCNGKPGSIATERFYSLCHLLRYSSENSKPFIAYSYCWPI comes from the exons ATGTTCCATTTTAAATTACTGCTTCTGTTGCTTGGTGTTTCGGGGATATCCTTTGCTCATGTTGTTCATGAGCCCGAACCAGATCCAGATCCCGAAACAGGTACAGAAACGGATCCTGAAGATCCAGAGGATCCAGAAACAGACCCAGAGGATCCAGACACCGAACCCGAAACGGAAACTGAATCAAGGACCACAACTCGCACCCCACCAACAACGACCACCTCAAAGGATTGTAATATATTCTATAAAGATTATGAATGGGCTCTCCAGGATTGCGTCTGCCGTTGTTTCCAAAACGGTTGCCTTATGAAAATAGAAAACGAGCAGCGACTAAGTGATGGCAAGACAC CACTTGTACCCGTTTCGAAAGATCTGTGCCAAAGTTTTATCAACAAAAAGTGTAGCGTGGGCTTCCCCGTGGTCGCTGAGTTCCCCATAACAGCCCTTTGCGGCTGCAATGGGAAGCCAGGATCAATCGCCACAGAGCGGTTCTACAGCCTATGCCACCTACTCAGATACTCATCCGAGAACTCAAAAC CATTCATTGCTTACTCGTATTGTTGGCCCATATAA
- the LOC122817794 gene encoding salivary glue protein Sgs-5, whose product MIKIILVVAILVGVAQATLIIGPLKPVEQQNKCQIYWREYAWALEDCVCRVFQNACLLKAESDQREKAGKTPLIPVSEEVCKKFITTKCCILGWPVVAQFPIPSPCGCNGKTGSLEAKKFRSICELLKYSAECSRPFISYAKC is encoded by the exons ATGATCAAGATTATCCTAGTTGTGGCAAtcctggtgggcgtggcccagGCTACATTGATCATTGGCCCCTTAAAACCTGTGGAACAGCAGAACAAGTGCCAGATCTATTGGAGGGAATACGCCTGGGCTCTGGAGGATTGTGTCTGCCGGGTCTTCCAGAACGCTTGTCTTCTGAAGGCGGAGAGTGATCAGCGGGAAAAGGCTGGAAAGACGC CTCTGATTCCTGTTTCGGAGGAGGTGTGCAAGAAGTTCATCACCACCAAGTGCTGCATCCTCGGATGGCCTGTGGTGGCCCAGTTCCCGATTCCGTCTCCCTGCGGATGCAATGGCAAAACGGGAAGCCTCGAGGCCAAAAAATTCAGGAGTATCTGCGAACTGCTGAAATACTCTGCCGAATGCTCTCGAC CCTTCATCAGCTACGCAAAGTGTTAA